One stretch of Streptomyces sp. NBC_01363 DNA includes these proteins:
- a CDS encoding serine/threonine-protein kinase, translating to MSTQCQRPACEGSYEDMGGGELYCDTCGLAPVVSPVGPPLFEHSRELGDGMVSSPPTGIAGGGANSRGSRGSRGSNSSSRSSSRASSRASSRSSTSRRSVSGRLSRSLSGAATSPSVSVRSSGSSSGASARGRLGVGLVQVPDVPRPDPRSAVMENPEVPERKRFCSRSDCGAPVGRSRGERVGRTEGFCTKCGHPYSFVPKLHGGDIVHGQYEVVGCLAHGGLGWVYLAVDRAVSDRWVVLKGLLDTGDQDAMAAAISERRFLAEIEHSNIVRIYNFVEHLDQRTGSLDGYIVMEYVGGKALKDIANERRTAAGKRDPLPVEQACAYGIEALEALGHLHSRNLLYCDFKVDNAIQTEDQLKLIDMGAVRRMDDDESAIYGTVGYQAPEVAEVGPSVASDLYTVARTLAVLTFDFQGYTNVFVDSLPDPDNIEVFRTYESFYRLLVRATDPDPARRFASAAEMAEQLTGVLREVVSLQTGRPRPALSTLFGTEVRVTDTQLFPELTDDVSRLGARAAAPAPSGRFGRRRGAAGGSAPAMPPVTAAAPTSGALPAGAPPAPGYAAPGAGPLTAPPTHVRPGGAPGRSGEVLAYAQTQAVIPAPRVPAGAPGAPSGSPFPEGPRLVRLDVRSTSLALPVPRVDASDPNAGFLAGLMTTAPSELITALGAVPVASLETRLRELRARLEMNELGAAGQTLTALEGQYPDDWRVVWYRGITSLVTGDNENAALSFDAVYDAFPGEPAPKLALGICAEVLGQLDNAAEYYRLVWTTDPSFVSAAFGLARVQMAAGDRAGAVGALESVPEASIHYTAARVAAVRARLRERAPDEPLIVDLMAASAQVSGLAGFGLDAVRREQLSTEVLGTALDWVLSGSPTARSSAQSPAPAGTTGPGTLLGSELDERGLRFGLERSYRMLARLAEPGDERIELVERANRFRPRTWV from the coding sequence ATGAGTACGCAGTGCCAGCGCCCCGCGTGCGAGGGCAGTTACGAGGACATGGGCGGCGGTGAGCTGTACTGCGACACCTGCGGTCTGGCTCCGGTCGTGTCGCCAGTGGGGCCTCCCCTGTTCGAGCACAGCCGAGAACTTGGGGATGGAATGGTGAGCTCGCCGCCGACCGGGATCGCGGGCGGCGGCGCGAACAGCCGGGGCAGCAGGGGCAGTCGGGGCAGCAACAGCAGTTCGCGGTCCTCGTCCCGGGCGTCCTCGCGTGCCTCGTCCCGTTCGTCGACCTCGCGGCGTTCGGTGTCGGGGCGGCTCTCGCGTTCGCTGTCCGGCGCCGCCACCTCCCCCTCTGTCTCGGTGCGTTCCTCCGGTTCGTCCTCGGGCGCCTCCGCCCGGGGCAGGCTGGGTGTGGGCCTGGTGCAGGTGCCGGACGTACCGCGTCCCGACCCGCGCTCGGCGGTGATGGAGAACCCGGAGGTGCCGGAGCGGAAGCGTTTCTGTTCGCGTTCCGACTGCGGGGCCCCGGTCGGCCGGTCCCGCGGTGAACGGGTGGGCCGCACGGAGGGGTTCTGCACCAAGTGCGGTCACCCCTACTCGTTCGTGCCCAAGCTCCACGGGGGCGACATCGTGCACGGCCAGTACGAGGTCGTGGGCTGTCTGGCGCACGGCGGGCTCGGCTGGGTCTATCTCGCGGTCGACCGCGCGGTCTCCGACCGCTGGGTGGTCCTCAAGGGCCTGCTCGACACCGGTGACCAGGACGCCATGGCGGCCGCCATATCCGAGCGCCGCTTCCTCGCCGAGATCGAGCACTCCAACATCGTCCGGATCTACAACTTCGTCGAGCATCTCGACCAGCGCACCGGCTCGCTCGACGGCTACATCGTGATGGAGTACGTCGGCGGCAAGGCGCTCAAGGACATCGCCAACGAGCGACGCACCGCCGCCGGGAAGCGCGATCCGCTGCCGGTCGAGCAGGCCTGCGCGTACGGCATCGAGGCGCTGGAGGCGCTCGGCCATCTGCACAGCCGCAACCTGCTGTACTGCGACTTCAAGGTCGACAACGCGATCCAGACCGAGGACCAGCTGAAGCTGATCGACATGGGCGCCGTCCGCAGGATGGACGACGACGAGTCGGCCATCTACGGCACGGTGGGGTATCAGGCGCCGGAGGTCGCGGAGGTCGGCCCGTCGGTCGCCTCCGATCTGTACACGGTCGCGCGGACGCTCGCGGTGCTCACCTTCGATTTCCAGGGCTACACCAACGTCTTCGTCGACTCGCTGCCGGACCCGGACAACATCGAGGTGTTCCGGACCTACGAGTCGTTCTACCGGCTGCTGGTGCGGGCCACCGACCCGGATCCGGCGCGGCGGTTCGCCTCGGCGGCGGAGATGGCGGAGCAGCTGACGGGTGTGCTGCGCGAGGTGGTGTCGCTGCAGACGGGACGGCCGCGCCCGGCGCTGTCGACGCTGTTCGGCACGGAAGTACGGGTCACGGACACGCAGTTGTTCCCCGAGCTGACGGACGATGTGTCGCGGCTGGGGGCCCGCGCAGCCGCTCCGGCTCCGTCCGGCCGGTTCGGGCGGCGACGCGGCGCGGCGGGGGGCTCCGCCCCGGCCATGCCGCCGGTGACGGCCGCCGCGCCCACGTCGGGCGCGCTGCCCGCGGGTGCCCCGCCCGCTCCCGGGTACGCCGCGCCGGGGGCCGGTCCGCTGACCGCGCCGCCCACCCACGTCCGGCCCGGCGGCGCGCCCGGCCGGAGCGGCGAGGTCCTCGCGTACGCGCAGACGCAGGCCGTGATCCCGGCCCCCCGGGTCCCGGCCGGTGCCCCCGGTGCGCCGTCGGGGTCCCCCTTCCCGGAGGGCCCCCGGCTGGTCAGGCTGGACGTGCGGTCCACCTCGCTCGCGCTGCCCGTGCCCCGGGTCGACGCGAGCGACCCCAACGCGGGATTCCTCGCCGGGCTGATGACCACCGCCCCGTCCGAGCTGATCACCGCGCTGGGCGCCGTGCCGGTGGCCTCGCTGGAGACCCGGCTGCGTGAGCTGCGGGCCCGCCTGGAGATGAACGAACTGGGCGCCGCGGGCCAGACCCTGACGGCGCTGGAGGGCCAGTACCCGGACGACTGGCGGGTCGTCTGGTACCGCGGCATCACCTCGCTGGTGACCGGTGACAACGAGAACGCGGCGCTCTCCTTCGACGCGGTGTACGACGCGTTCCCCGGCGAGCCGGCGCCCAAGCTGGCGCTGGGGATCTGCGCGGAGGTCCTGGGCCAGCTGGACAACGCCGCCGAGTACTACCGGCTGGTGTGGACGACCGACCCGAGCTTCGTCAGCGCCGCCTTCGGCCTGGCCCGGGTGCAGATGGCAGCCGGGGACCGGGCCGGGGCCGTCGGTGCGCTGGAGTCGGTGCCGGAGGCGTCGATCCACTACACCGCGGCACGGGTCGCCGCGGTGCGTGCCCGGCTGCGTGAGCGGGCCCCGGACGAGCCGCTGATCGTCGATCTGATGGCCGCCTCGGCCCAGGTCTCGGGGCTGGCCGGTTTCGGGCTGGACGCGGTGCGCCGGGAACAGTTGTCGACCGAGGTGCTGGGTACGGCGCTCGACTGGGTACTCTCCGGTAGCCCCACGGCCCGGTCCTCGGCCCAGTCGCCCGCGCCTGCCGGGACGACCGGGCCGGGAACACTGCTCGGCAGTGAGCTGGACGAGCGGGGCCTGCGCTTCGGGCTCGAGCGTTCGTACCGGATGCTCGCCAGGCTTGCGGAGCCAGGCGATGAGAGGATCGAACTGGTGGAGCGGGCCAACCGTTTCCGCCCCCGGACGTGGGTGTGA
- a CDS encoding glutamate ABC transporter substrate-binding protein, translating to MTRKRTGAWSARVRLRGWGGVTAMAAACAVTASLTLLPLSHGGAEAFRGDVAGQGAAQAVQTRADECTDPEASLPPRSDSGPSIEKIKARGKLIAGIDQNSFSWGYRNPESGRIEGFDIDLVRAIAENILNDRNAVIFRAIPTNKRAELLANGTVDVVVRTMTINCKQLQKVSFSTAYFQAGQQVLAPKESTITGYDKSLAGKRVCTANGSTAYDALKKQSFGAIFEDPHDGTDKDENQLTVPNQLDCLVRLQLGEVDAVVTDNALAAGQAAQDPAVELKGDKPFTTEYYGVATKRGANDLVARVNQVLVDYRAGGKDSRWMQSYRDWLQDGLPGITGPPAPKYRSN from the coding sequence ATGACCAGGAAGCGCACGGGCGCGTGGTCCGCCCGGGTGAGGCTGCGCGGCTGGGGCGGGGTGACGGCCATGGCCGCGGCCTGCGCGGTGACGGCCTCGCTCACCCTGCTGCCGCTCTCCCACGGCGGCGCCGAGGCGTTCCGCGGGGATGTCGCGGGCCAGGGTGCCGCACAGGCGGTCCAGACCAGGGCCGACGAGTGCACGGACCCGGAGGCGAGCCTTCCACCGCGGTCCGACAGCGGTCCGAGCATCGAGAAGATCAAGGCGCGCGGAAAGCTGATCGCGGGCATCGACCAGAACAGCTTCAGCTGGGGGTACCGCAACCCGGAGAGCGGCAGGATCGAAGGCTTCGACATCGATCTGGTGCGGGCCATCGCCGAGAACATCCTGAACGATCGGAACGCGGTGATCTTCCGGGCGATTCCTACCAACAAGCGGGCCGAGCTCCTGGCGAACGGCACGGTCGACGTCGTCGTGCGCACGATGACGATCAACTGCAAGCAGCTGCAGAAGGTCTCGTTCTCCACCGCCTACTTCCAGGCCGGGCAGCAGGTCCTCGCGCCGAAGGAATCGACGATCACCGGGTACGACAAGTCCCTGGCCGGCAAGCGGGTGTGCACCGCCAACGGCTCGACCGCCTACGACGCGCTGAAGAAGCAGTCGTTCGGGGCGATCTTCGAGGACCCGCACGACGGCACCGACAAGGACGAGAACCAGCTCACCGTCCCCAACCAGCTGGACTGCCTGGTGCGGCTGCAACTGGGCGAGGTCGACGCCGTGGTCACGGACAACGCGCTGGCGGCCGGCCAGGCCGCCCAGGACCCGGCGGTCGAGCTCAAGGGCGACAAGCCGTTCACCACCGAGTACTACGGCGTCGCGACGAAGCGCGGCGCGAACGATCTGGTGGCCCGGGTCAACCAGGTACTGGTCGACTACCGCGCGGGCGGCAAGGACAGCCGCTGGATGCAGTCGTACCGGGACTGGCTGCAGGACGGTCTGCCGGGGATAACGGGGCCGCCGGCCCCCAAGTACCGGAGCAACTGA
- a CDS encoding N-acetylglucosamine kinase: protein MGVNALVLAIDAGNSKTDVALIGADGTVLSTARGGGFQPPVVGVEAALDVLAPLLAQALAGSERPVDGVEHVSACLANVDLPVEETQLTEALVRREWGRTVEVRNDTFAILRAGVDEPRGVAVVCGAGINCVGMMPDGRTARFPAIGRMSGDWGGGAGLAEEAMWFASRAEDGRGEPTELARTLPAHFGLGSMYALIEALHLGRIEFERRHELAPVLFATAAAGDPVAGALVDRLAEEVVAMASVALGRLDLLGEEAPVVLGGSVLAARHPQLDAKITELLAVRAPKAVLRVVAEPPVLGAALLGLDHTGAPAAVHERLRAQYS, encoded by the coding sequence GTGGGCGTGAACGCTTTGGTCCTCGCGATCGACGCGGGGAACAGCAAGACCGACGTGGCGCTGATCGGTGCGGACGGGACGGTGCTGTCGACGGCCCGGGGCGGTGGTTTCCAGCCGCCGGTCGTCGGCGTGGAGGCGGCACTGGACGTCCTGGCCCCGTTGCTCGCACAGGCCCTGGCCGGCTCGGAGCGGCCCGTCGACGGCGTGGAGCATGTGTCGGCGTGCCTGGCCAACGTCGATCTCCCGGTGGAGGAGACCCAGTTGACCGAGGCCCTGGTCCGCAGGGAGTGGGGCCGCACGGTCGAGGTGCGCAACGACACCTTCGCGATACTGCGCGCGGGGGTGGACGAGCCGCGCGGTGTGGCCGTGGTCTGCGGTGCGGGGATCAACTGTGTCGGCATGATGCCGGACGGGCGGACCGCGCGGTTCCCCGCCATAGGCCGGATGTCCGGTGACTGGGGCGGCGGCGCCGGGCTGGCCGAGGAGGCCATGTGGTTCGCCTCGCGGGCGGAGGACGGCCGCGGTGAACCGACCGAGCTGGCCCGCACCTTGCCCGCGCACTTCGGGCTCGGCTCGATGTACGCGCTGATCGAGGCGCTGCATCTGGGCCGGATCGAGTTCGAGCGCCGGCACGAGCTGGCTCCGGTGCTCTTCGCGACCGCGGCGGCCGGGGACCCGGTGGCGGGCGCGCTGGTGGACCGGCTGGCGGAGGAGGTCGTCGCGATGGCGTCGGTCGCGCTGGGCAGGCTGGACCTGCTGGGCGAGGAGGCGCCGGTGGTGCTGGGCGGCAGCGTGCTGGCGGCCCGCCACCCGCAGTTGGACGCGAAGATCACCGAACTCCTCGCGGTGCGCGCCCCGAAGGCGGTGCTGCGGGTGGTGGCGGAACCGCCGGTGCTGGGAGCCGCGCTGCTCGGCCTGGACCACACGGGCGCGCCCGCCGCGGTCCACGAGAGGCTGCGCGCACAGTACAGCTGA
- a CDS encoding 6-phospho-beta-glucosidase: protein MKLAVVGGGSTYTPELIDGFARLRDTLPIEELVLVDPAADRLELVGGLARRIFAKQGHPGRIVTTSDLDAGVADADAVLLQLRVGGQAARNQDETWPLECGCVGQETTGAGGLAKAMRTVPVVLDIAERVRRTNPDAWIIDFTNPVGIVTRALLQAGHKAVGLCNVAIGFQRKFARLLDVTPAEVHLDHVGLNHLTWELGVRLGGPEGENVLPKLLAEHGDTIADDLRMPRAITDRLGVVPSYYLRYFYAHDAVVRELGTKPSRAAEVAAMEKELLAMYGDPALDEKPALLAKRGGAFYSEAAVDLASSLLGSGGSPVQVVNTYNRGTLPFLPDDAVIEVQARVDGTGATPLAVPGLDPLYAGLIAHVTAYEDLALEAALRGGRDRVFKALLAHPLIGQFEYAEALTDKLIAHNREHLAWA from the coding sequence ATGAAGCTGGCAGTAGTTGGTGGCGGGTCCACCTACACACCTGAACTGATCGACGGCTTCGCCCGGCTGCGGGACACGCTGCCCATCGAGGAGCTGGTGCTCGTCGACCCGGCGGCCGACCGCCTGGAGCTCGTCGGCGGCCTCGCCCGGCGGATCTTCGCCAAGCAGGGCCACCCGGGGCGGATCGTCACCACCTCGGACCTCGACGCGGGCGTCGCCGACGCCGACGCCGTCCTGCTGCAGCTGCGCGTCGGCGGCCAGGCCGCCCGCAACCAGGACGAGACCTGGCCGCTGGAGTGCGGCTGCGTCGGCCAGGAGACCACCGGCGCCGGCGGCCTCGCCAAGGCGATGCGCACCGTGCCGGTCGTCCTGGACATCGCCGAGCGGGTCCGCCGGACCAACCCGGACGCCTGGATCATCGACTTCACCAACCCGGTGGGCATCGTCACCCGGGCACTGCTCCAGGCCGGCCACAAGGCCGTCGGCCTGTGCAACGTGGCGATCGGCTTCCAGCGGAAGTTCGCCCGGCTGCTCGACGTCACTCCGGCCGAGGTCCACCTCGACCATGTCGGGCTCAACCACCTGACCTGGGAGCTCGGGGTGCGCCTCGGCGGCCCCGAGGGCGAGAACGTCCTGCCGAAGCTGCTCGCCGAGCACGGCGACACGATCGCGGACGATCTCCGCATGCCCCGGGCGATCACCGACCGGCTGGGCGTCGTCCCCTCGTACTACCTGCGCTACTTCTACGCGCACGACGCGGTCGTGCGGGAACTCGGCACCAAGCCGTCCCGCGCGGCCGAGGTCGCCGCGATGGAGAAGGAGCTCCTCGCCATGTACGGCGATCCGGCGCTGGACGAGAAGCCCGCGCTGCTCGCCAAGCGCGGCGGCGCCTTCTACTCGGAGGCGGCCGTGGACCTGGCGTCCTCGCTGCTCGGCTCGGGCGGCTCCCCGGTGCAGGTGGTCAACACCTACAACAGGGGAACGCTGCCGTTCCTGCCGGACGACGCGGTGATCGAGGTGCAGGCCCGGGTCGACGGCACGGGCGCCACGCCGCTCGCCGTTCCCGGGCTGGACCCGCTGTACGCCGGTCTGATCGCCCACGTGACGGCGTACGAGGACCTCGCCCTGGAGGCCGCGCTCCGCGGCGGACGGGACCGGGTGTTCAAGGCGCTGCTCGCGCACCCGTTGATCGGCCAGTTCGAGTACGCCGAGGCGCTCACCGACAAGCTGATCGCGCACAACCGGGAGCACCTGGCGTGGGCGTGA
- a CDS encoding carbohydrate ABC transporter permease, translating into MAQVLDAVKEADPATGPVTPAEHRARRKSLLNWIAVHSLGVAAALFFVLPFVFLVLTSLMNGQQALTRDLWPHPFEWSNYQRVFDTDGFLTWWKNTLLYAGLGTVLTVVSSLPVAYALAKFRFRGRHLSLMLVISMMMLPPQVVVIPMYLFWAKQLDLSGTLWPLIIPMAFGDAFSIFLLRQFLLTIPNEYLDAAKVDGCGELRTLLKVVVPMAKPGIAAVALFQFFYAWNDYFGPQIYASENPAAWTLSYGLESFKSAHHTDWNLTMAATVLVMAPVILVFFFAQKAFVEGVTLTGVKG; encoded by the coding sequence GTGGCGCAGGTACTCGACGCCGTCAAGGAAGCCGACCCCGCGACCGGCCCGGTCACCCCGGCCGAACACAGGGCGCGCCGCAAGTCGCTGCTGAACTGGATCGCCGTGCACTCGCTCGGGGTCGCCGCCGCGCTCTTCTTCGTGCTGCCGTTCGTCTTCCTGGTGCTCACCTCGCTGATGAACGGCCAGCAGGCGCTGACCCGCGATCTGTGGCCGCACCCCTTCGAGTGGAGCAACTACCAGCGGGTGTTCGACACCGACGGCTTTCTGACCTGGTGGAAGAACACCCTGCTGTACGCGGGGCTCGGCACCGTCCTCACGGTCGTCTCCTCGCTGCCCGTGGCGTACGCGCTCGCCAAGTTCCGCTTCCGCGGCCGGCATCTGTCGCTGATGCTGGTCATCTCGATGATGATGCTGCCGCCGCAGGTCGTCGTCATCCCGATGTACCTGTTCTGGGCGAAGCAGCTGGACCTGTCCGGCACGCTCTGGCCGCTGATCATCCCGATGGCCTTCGGCGACGCGTTCTCCATCTTCCTGCTGCGGCAGTTCCTGCTGACCATCCCGAACGAGTACCTCGACGCGGCGAAGGTCGACGGCTGCGGCGAGCTGCGCACCCTGCTCAAGGTCGTCGTGCCGATGGCCAAGCCGGGCATCGCCGCCGTGGCCCTCTTCCAGTTCTTCTACGCCTGGAACGACTACTTCGGCCCGCAGATCTACGCCTCGGAGAACCCGGCCGCCTGGACGCTCAGCTACGGCCTGGAGTCCTTCAAGAGCGCACACCACACCGACTGGAACCTGACCATGGCCGCGACCGTACTGGTCATGGCCCCCGTGATCCTCGTCTTCTTCTTCGCCCAGAAGGCGTTCGTCGAGGGCGTCACACTGACCGGAGTAAAGGGCTGA
- a CDS encoding carbohydrate ABC transporter permease, which produces MTTYTLRSKRRRSALRTAAFMSPWLIGFCVFFAYPLISTLYFSFTDYDGFSAPEFSGLKNWSFVFNDYPLFWPALRNTLWLVVVMVTCRVVFGLGIGLLITRIKTGAGVFRTLFYLPYLAPPVAATLGFVFLLNPGTGPVNSILGELGLPTPGWFTDAAWSKPALTALAVWGVGDLMVIFMAALLDVPKEQYEAAELDGATSFQRFRFVTLPNISPIIMFAVVTGIIQTMQYYTQPFVAGKVASGVMGGSGQQFEPGYPDKSTLTLPQVVYNLGFQRFDYGSACVVALVLFVLAMAFTALLMRRRSGLIQEGE; this is translated from the coding sequence ATGACCACCTACACACTCCGTTCGAAGCGCCGCCGGTCGGCGCTGCGGACAGCGGCCTTCATGTCGCCGTGGCTGATCGGGTTCTGTGTCTTCTTCGCCTACCCGCTGATCTCCACGCTCTATTTCTCCTTCACCGACTACGACGGGTTCTCAGCCCCCGAGTTCAGCGGGCTGAAGAACTGGTCCTTCGTCTTCAACGACTACCCGCTGTTCTGGCCGGCGCTGCGCAACACGCTCTGGCTGGTCGTGGTGATGGTCACCTGCCGGGTGGTGTTCGGCCTCGGCATCGGACTGCTGATCACCAGGATCAAGACGGGCGCCGGGGTCTTCCGCACCCTGTTCTACCTGCCGTACCTGGCCCCGCCGGTCGCGGCGACGCTCGGCTTCGTCTTCCTGCTCAACCCCGGGACCGGGCCGGTCAATTCGATCCTCGGCGAGCTGGGGCTCCCCACGCCCGGCTGGTTCACCGACGCCGCCTGGTCCAAGCCGGCCCTGACCGCGCTCGCGGTGTGGGGGGTGGGCGACCTGATGGTGATCTTCATGGCCGCCCTGCTGGACGTACCGAAGGAACAGTACGAGGCGGCGGAGCTGGACGGGGCGACCTCGTTCCAGCGGTTCCGCTTCGTCACCCTGCCGAACATCTCGCCGATCATCATGTTCGCGGTGGTCACCGGGATCATCCAGACGATGCAGTACTACACCCAGCCATTCGTGGCCGGGAAGGTCGCCTCGGGTGTGATGGGCGGCTCCGGGCAGCAGTTCGAACCGGGCTATCCCGACAAGTCGACACTGACGCTTCCGCAGGTCGTCTACAACCTCGGTTTCCAGCGCTTCGACTACGGCTCCGCCTGCGTGGTCGCGCTCGTTCTCTTCGTACTCGCCATGGCGTTCACCGCACTGCTGATGCGACGCCGCAGCGGACTGATCCAGGAAGGTGAGTGA
- a CDS encoding ABC transporter substrate-binding protein yields MSGNRRKTAAALAATAAISLLASACMGQSNSGASDDPSKETTINFWHGWISPNEVKGIQATVDAFEKAHPNIHVKVVGNMTDDKVNQALRAGGSNAPDVISSFTTNNVGKFCSSKAFVDLNPFLKKDGIDPDKTFPKAMNDYTQFDGVRCTVPLLGDAYGLYYNKDAFEKAGITRPPRTWSELAEDAKKLTKTKGDSYERLGFMPNYHGYETTTERYLGAWDPKYFDADGKSNIAKDPSFAAMLTTQKKLVDDLGGYEKLEKYRTSFGDEWGAKHPFHTGQVAMQLDGEWRLGMAEETKPKFEIGVAPMPVADDQADTWGKGYLTGTIAGIAATSKKQNASWELVKFMTTDTDAVVNFANAIHNVPSTLAALKSPKLKYDPRFKTFLDIAANPNSTTTPPSVNGGAYLVSLQNLGFDIEKGRQKDVKAGLENTAKEIDAAIAQAK; encoded by the coding sequence ATGTCCGGAAACCGCCGGAAGACGGCCGCCGCGCTCGCCGCGACCGCCGCCATATCTCTGCTCGCCTCGGCCTGTATGGGCCAGAGCAACTCCGGTGCCAGTGATGACCCGTCCAAGGAGACGACCATCAACTTCTGGCACGGCTGGATCTCCCCGAACGAGGTCAAGGGAATCCAGGCGACGGTCGACGCCTTCGAGAAGGCGCATCCCAACATCCATGTGAAGGTCGTCGGCAACATGACCGACGACAAGGTCAACCAGGCACTGCGGGCGGGCGGTTCGAACGCCCCGGACGTCATCTCGTCGTTCACCACGAACAATGTCGGCAAGTTCTGTTCGTCGAAGGCGTTCGTCGATCTCAACCCCTTCCTGAAGAAGGACGGGATCGACCCGGACAAGACCTTCCCGAAGGCGATGAACGACTACACCCAGTTCGACGGGGTGCGCTGCACCGTGCCGCTGCTCGGTGACGCGTACGGCCTCTACTACAACAAGGACGCGTTCGAGAAGGCCGGGATCACGCGGCCGCCAAGGACCTGGTCGGAGCTGGCCGAGGACGCCAAGAAGCTGACGAAGACCAAGGGCGACTCGTACGAGCGGCTCGGTTTCATGCCGAACTACCACGGCTACGAGACGACGACCGAGCGCTACCTCGGCGCCTGGGACCCGAAGTACTTCGACGCGGACGGCAAGTCGAACATCGCCAAGGACCCGTCGTTCGCCGCCATGCTCACGACCCAGAAGAAGCTGGTCGACGACCTGGGCGGCTACGAGAAGCTGGAGAAGTACCGCACGTCCTTCGGTGACGAGTGGGGTGCCAAGCACCCATTCCACACCGGCCAGGTGGCGATGCAGCTGGACGGCGAGTGGCGGCTCGGGATGGCCGAGGAGACCAAGCCGAAGTTCGAGATCGGCGTCGCCCCGATGCCCGTCGCCGACGACCAGGCCGACACCTGGGGCAAGGGCTATCTGACCGGCACCATCGCCGGGATCGCCGCCACCTCGAAGAAGCAGAACGCTTCCTGGGAGCTGGTGAAGTTCATGACGACCGACACCGACGCCGTGGTGAACTTCGCCAACGCCATCCACAACGTGCCGTCCACCCTGGCGGCGCTGAAGTCGCCCAAGCTGAAGTACGACCCGCGGTTCAAGACCTTCCTGGACATCGCCGCGAACCCGAACAGCACCACCACCCCGCCCTCGGTGAACGGCGGCGCGTACCTGGTGTCCCTGCAGAACCTCGGATTCGACATCGAGAAGGGCAGGCAGAAGGACGTCAAGGCGGGTCTGGAGAACACCGCCAAGGAAATCGACGCGGCAATCGCACAGGCGAAGTAG
- a CDS encoding ROK family transcriptional regulator, whose translation MAGTTPGTPRVLRAMNDRAALDLLLEHGPLSRTRIGKLTGLSKPTASQLLARLEAAGLVVATGTVAGRPGPNAQLYGVNARAAHVAGLDVNARRIVAAVADVTGETVGHFELRTPGRRADSVVRQVAEALDGAVKDAGLTRSDVHRVVIGTPGAFDPGTGRLRYASHLPGWHSPTLLEELAAFLPMPVEYENDVNLVAVAEQRAGAARGHEDFVLLWNEEGLGAALVINGRLHRGFTGGAGEVGFLPVPGTPLVRQVTKVNAGGFQELAGAQVLSRLGRELGIDDELIRAPGTHHEVAARLLARAAEAAEAGEDGPYPRLLDLFATGLATGLASMIAVLDPEVVVLSGEVIAAGGEPLRCRVASELTELAASRPRLIAGDVKRRPVLRGALESALATTRDEVFDTSR comes from the coding sequence ATGGCCGGAACCACACCGGGTACCCCCCGCGTTCTGCGGGCCATGAACGACCGGGCCGCCCTCGATCTGCTGCTGGAGCACGGTCCCCTCTCGCGGACCAGGATCGGGAAGCTGACCGGGCTCTCCAAGCCCACCGCTTCACAGTTGCTGGCACGGCTGGAGGCGGCCGGACTGGTCGTCGCGACCGGGACCGTGGCCGGGCGGCCGGGGCCCAACGCCCAGCTGTACGGGGTGAACGCGCGGGCCGCCCATGTCGCGGGACTCGATGTGAACGCCCGCCGGATCGTCGCCGCCGTCGCCGATGTGACCGGGGAGACGGTCGGGCACTTCGAGCTGCGCACCCCCGGACGGCGCGCCGACAGCGTGGTGCGGCAGGTGGCGGAGGCGCTGGACGGGGCGGTGAAGGACGCCGGACTCACCCGTTCCGATGTGCACCGGGTCGTCATCGGCACCCCGGGCGCCTTCGACCCCGGTACCGGGCGGCTGCGGTACGCCTCGCACCTGCCGGGCTGGCACTCCCCCACGCTGCTGGAGGAGCTGGCCGCCTTCCTGCCGATGCCGGTGGAGTACGAGAACGACGTGAACCTGGTCGCGGTGGCCGAGCAGCGGGCGGGCGCGGCGCGCGGGCACGAGGACTTCGTCCTGCTGTGGAACGAGGAAGGGCTCGGTGCCGCCCTCGTCATCAACGGACGGCTGCACCGCGGCTTCACCGGTGGCGCGGGCGAGGTCGGTTTCCTGCCGGTGCCGGGTACCCCGCTGGTCCGTCAGGTCACCAAGGTGAACGCGGGCGGCTTCCAGGAGCTGGCGGGCGCGCAGGTGCTGTCCCGGCTGGGCCGGGAGCTCGGCATCGACGACGAGCTGATCCGCGCCCCCGGTACCCACCACGAGGTCGCCGCCCGGCTGCTCGCCCGCGCCGCCGAGGCCGCGGAGGCGGGCGAGGACGGCCCGTACCCCCGGCTGCTCGATCTGTTCGCCACCGGCCTCGCGACCGGTCTCGCCTCCATGATCGCCGTGCTCGATCCGGAAGTCGTCGTGCTGTCCGGCGAGGTGATCGCGGCCGGCGGGGAGCCGCTGCGCTGCCGGGTGGCGTCCGAGCTCACCGAGCTGGCGGCCTCCCGGCCCCGGCTGATCGCCGGGGACGTGAAGCGCCGCCCCGTACTGCGCGGCGCGCTGGAGAGCGCACTCGCCACCACCCGCGACGAAGTCTTCGACACGTCCCGCTGA